In Fimbriimonadaceae bacterium, the genomic window ATGATCCCGTGTGGAACTTGGCTTTACTCCGAAATGAAGAGCAATATGCCCGCCAACGCGAAGATCGAGTTTTTTGTACCGCCGGTAATCCCAGGTGGCCAAGGCGAACCGACCGCGATCATCATCGGTATCGAACCATGGATGGTTCCCAGCAAGTCGACCGCCAAAGAACATGCCGTGGGCATCTTCAAACATATGACTTCGCTGTCAAAGGCAAAGCAGTTTGTCGAAGAGAAAGGCACGTTGACCGCCATCAAGGGCTCGGATGAAGCGAAACTGCCAGAAGTCCTGATAAAGCCGAAGGAGGCTTTCAAGGCGAGCAAGGCCGTGTGGTCGGTCGAGTTCAAGTACTGGTACCCGGCGATGTATACGGAGATTCAGAATGCGTTGACCGCCATGCTCAACGGGCAGTTGGATCCGGCTGGATTTGTCGACCGCTGCGAGAAGGAAGCCGAGAAGGCCCGGAACGACGCCTCGCTAGTCAAGCATAAGGTGCCATAGCACCGACGTCGCCTGGCCCGTGAATGAGATTGTTTCGGCCTTAGAGGCTATCGGCCACCCGTGCCGCCGCCGGTTCCGCCACCGTTCGAACCTGAGTTGCCGCGATCGACGCCTTCTTCTTCCTCGTCGACGAACACGTCGCCCTGGATGCCCTCACCTTCCCACGATTCGTCGTCTTCCTTGGTGGACACCTGGAACCATGAGGCAACAAGGTCGTCACCCAGCGAAGTCTTGACCCGGACGTCCTTCTTGCCATCCGAAGCGAGGAGCCGAAGCGTGTCCTTCTCACCATCGTAAAGTGCCCGGTTGGCCCAGCCCATTCGCCACCTTCCCGCCGCCATCTCTTGGCGCGCTTGCGGCGAACCGGTGATGATCGCGCGGCGTTCGCCGCGCTGGTACCAATATTCGACCTTCTCGCAATACACGAACGTCGGGTACTTTCGCCGCGAATCGCCGCTACGTACTTCGTCATCCAATGCCTTCTCGTCCTGGACGATAGGAGCAGGCGGTCGATCTTTCGCGATGTCGTCCGGAACGATCGGACGGATCGGCGGAATCTCGCCTACCTCCAGCTTCTCCTGGTCCTTCGGCTTGATCACCATCTGGACATTTCCGGTTGCCACCGCGCGTCGGTCCTTTCGGTAGACGACGACCTTCTCGCACGTCATATTGGACTTGGCACTGAAGTACCGTACGTTTCCAGTCGCAGTGATCACGTCGGTCTTGACGTTCCGCTCAAGCCGATCCGCGAATACGACGACCTCTCCATCGGTCGCTTCCGCCTTGCCCCAAGTCTCGGTATCGCCGATTCGCTTGGCGATGCCCTGTGTCTTGATCGTCCACTTGGTCTTGCCCTTCTCGGCGGGTGTCTGGACTTGCCCTACCCAGGTCGCCGGCCCGATCTGATACTCCTTCTTATCGAGCTGGTAGACGAAGGAAATCGCTTCCACCTGCCCGTCACCCAGGCGTCCCGTCACCTTGCCGGGAACGCTCAAGTTTCGCCGATTCTGGTTGTAACTGAAGTAGCCGGACGCCAAGTCGAAGTCCTTATTCTTGATCTTCGCGCCTTCGTTCGCCACCAAAAGGTTGTTGGCGGCAAACCACTCGGCCCGGTCAGCTACGAAATCGAATTGCGACTCCTTATCCTTCCCGATATAGTGGCCCTGGTCGATTCCGTCGAGCAAAATTCTGTCCCGGGCTCGCGTCACCGTGGCCTGATGGACATGGGCCTTCCCTGCCAGTCGCGAACCCTCGTAATGCCACAGTTCGACATCTCGAAGCTTGATGCCCACGTCGCCCCCCAGGATCGGATCAGACTTCGCAAGATAGGAATAGGGATCCATCTTCACGTAGCGCGTGATGGAGTCCCAATGCCATCGGACGTAGCCAGCGACCCCGATTGCGGGAATCAGCCATACCATCCAGCGAAGCTTATTGAAGCGCGACATCCTTGCGTATCACCGTGTCGCTCGAGGGTAGCGTCACGCTTTGGTCGGCTGCGGTTTTACCGTTGCCCGGATTGTTGGCCCGGATCACGTAGTTGCCGGCAACGATCCAAAACGCGTACTTGCCATCGGCGCCCACAGTGAATTGACGTATGGGAACACCATTCTCTAGCAGTTGAACGATCGTTCCGCTGGCAAACTCGCTCGGCGACACCGTTCCCCAGATGTTGAAGGGCGATGGCGGCGGGTCAGGGTCGCTCTCCGGCGACATGAGAATGTCGGGAATCGTCACCACTCCCCCGATGGCTCCCTGTACAGGGAAAAACGTCGTGGCATTGAAGCCCGCTTTGGAGACCTTCCCTTGAATCCCAAGAAACGAGGCGAGGTCGGTCGACGAGTAAGCGATGTTCGTCAACGTCCACGTGCCGTCGATCCCGGTCTTGGTCGATCGTCCGCCGAATGAGACCTCTGCATCGGCGATCGGCACATTGTCTGCAGTGCTCAGCACACGGCCAGTTACCGTAGTGGTTTCCGGGCCGATCCACAGGTCGCCAAGATCGGTCGTATCCGACCCTGCAGCCACCGGAAACGTGAACACCACCGGGCTGGAGTTAGGCGTAGCTCTCCAAACCACCACGATTTCCGTGGCAGTCTCAGGCGCGGCGATCTCAAACGAGCCGTCATCGAGATTGGTTTGAGCGGTAGCGGTACCCACCTGAACCGTCGATTCCGGATTCGTGGGCGCGCCTGTCGGCACCCAGAGCACGCGACCGACAAGCAGTCGCGAACCGCCGCCGCCCGTGTCCGTTCCCCCGCCTCCGCCACCGCCTCCACAGCCGATGAGAACCAGTAGGGCAAAAAGAACCAGCGTCAGAGTTCTCACGGTCGGGCGCCTCCGGTGTAGAGGTCGATCGACTCGTTGGAGCCGCGTGCCACGAAGACGTAGTAACCGGAGTTGTTCAGCTTCATCGGCCGCGCGGTCCCATGCTTCAGCCACATTTGGCCGGCTTGACCAATTGCAGATTTGAGAGTCAGGACATATTTTGTTCCGCGGCGAAGTCCAGATAGGTTCATGCGGTAAATCTCTGCGCTCCGCCATGCTCGGACGTCTCGCGACAGGGTCTCACCGCTTACGATCTGCATGCCACCCATCCCCGGCGCCATCTGGGCGTCTTCTAGCTTGTCGAAGCTCTTGCTGCCGCCTCTTGCCTGAGCGAGCGTCATGCTGGCGCGGTGGCTGCCGTCGTAGAGCGTCACCTTAAGTTCCCATCGCGGTCCTGGCCGAGGGCGCTCGGGGAGACCGCGGGACCGCAGGTCGGGCGGGGAGAAGAGGAGCGTGGCTCCTTCCGGTGAAAGGCACCGGACGTAATATCCCTTCCCCGGTTCGAAGCTGCCGGCCGCCGCCATCGTGCCGACTTCCGGCGCACCGCTCACGGGATCGTTGGGTCCTGGTTGGAACGTGAAGAACTCGTTGCCAATGGTGACGCCACGAGATTCGGCATAGGTAACCGGACTCTCTCGTCCCACCACCACCTGAACGCTGCTCGTCAGGATGGTTGCCGACGCCGGTGGCGAGATTAAATTCCAGCCGGGCCGCAAGGCAACCGCCATCGGCGTGGCGCCGTGACCGTACCCGGGGATCTCGATCGTCTTCGCCTCGTTCATGCGAACGAAATGGCCGTGACCGAGCCGGAAACCGGTGACGCTTGGAAAGAGATCGTAGCGGCTTCGAGCCGGATTCCATCGGGCGGCCAAGGTCTGGGCGGCCGGGATGCCAAGGGTCTCGGGAATACCGGCCACGTCCGGCTCATGCGGCATCCCGATGAGCGAAATGCCCTTGGGAATGTTGACGTTCAACGTGGAGTAGCCGGTCGTTCGGAGGTCGAGGGCAAGAGATCCCGGTCCCTTGTTGACCTCTCGCGTATAAACCACCTCGTCCGCGCCGCGAATGACCTCGACCAGCAAAGGGGTCGCCAGCGAATATTCGGGATGCAGGATGCGGGTTCCAAAGGCGAAATTGACCACGCTGATTCCATCCACAACCTTGCCCGCGAACGAAACCCTGACCCGAAGCGGACGCGTATCTGTGGGCGCGATGCCCGCGATCGTGCCATAGAAGTCATTGGGAGTTGTCTGGTTGGCGGTGGCGATCGCTCCGGCCGGCAGGTACACCCTTGCCAGGTGGTCCTGAATCGGCAGATCGCAAGCCACGCGATAGATCGCCCCGTCGGTAACGCTGCTTGGGAAATTGGGCACGACCGAGCCGTACGCCCCGGCGACGTCCATTTGCTCGTCCTGGATGCTGGTGAAGATTCGAATGAAGTCGTGGCCCCAGAAGATGGGGAAGCAGGTTCCGGAAAGCAGCACCTCGTTCCCGTTGGTTTGCGTTTCGAAGTACGTCGCCTGGACGGCGAAGACCCCGAAGTCATCCCCCTGCAACTCACTCAAGATGGGGAAAGGCTGGTTCAGCAATTTGATCCCCGCTGAAAAGGTGGGGTCCAAAACGTGCTGCCGGCGACTCCAGTCGGCAAACATCTGCCCCTCGAGCTTGGCATCGGGAACCCCGGATAGGGCAACGATCGATTGCTGGCCAATGGCACGAACACCTTCGAGCGATTGCGCGGCATTGAAGTTGGCCCGATACAGCTCGTTGAATTTCGCCGCAAAGGCCGGGTACTGGACCAGCGCCTTTTGGAAGGCCGATCCCGCCATCTGAAATCGAAGCAGGTAGATTCCCCCGAGACTTCCGCCGTCAGGTAGGGGGATTGAGCGAAGATTCGGAGCGATGAGATTGGGCCCGCTCAGCGCTTTCTGGTTGTACCAGTCGTAGAACGTTCCGACATCGTAGGTGCTCTCCAGCACCGCTTCCACCTGGTTGAGGTTCAGGTCAGCCGGAAGTGAACCCGCGGTTCTCGCCACCTTCATGGTCACCGCCCGGACGAGACCCTCATTCCAGCTCTCAAACGGTAGCGGGCGGGGTCCCAGATAAGCGAGTAGCAGCGTGTGAATGAAGTTCACGGCTCCGGCCTCGGGGCTGTTGTAGATTGGGAAACGGATTTCCATCTGGTTCTGCCCGTTATTCGGCAGAAAGTAGCCGCCGGCAACCGCATCGCGGTCGCCTATATCGGCATCGTAGTTCGTGACGCGAACCGGGCCGCCTTGGGCAGGGGGCCCGAATAAGGCGTCCATGGTCGGCTTGGCCTTGTCGAAAACACCCTGCAGGAAGCTGCGGTAACTCGTCGGAAAGACGCGGTCGCCGGTGTCGTCGAAGGCGAGCGTGATGTCGCCCCCTTCCCGCGAATCCCCATTGGCCGGGCCGATCCACCGGCCATTCTGCATCAGGTAGACCGCTGTCGGAAAGCCGGTCGAAAACGGCAGTCCCCGGCCCGTGGCCCTGAGTTGCCGTTCAAGGATTTGGCGGGTAAGTTTGCCGGCGTTCGCTCCGTACCGGGCGAAGGCTGCGTCCGAGGCCGCCACGGCTTCGTCGGCACTGCGGCTGGTCGAAACGTCGACCATCAAGCCACCGATTGGCTGGGCGGCAGCGAAGACACATGCGATGAGCGCGCCTAAGAGCGCAAGGGCCTTGGTCATATTGGTATTTGCTTCTTAGCGAGCGACGAACGAGCCGACCTCGCTGATCGTACGTGCAGTCTGGCCGTCGGCAAGGCCCAGCACCAAGTAATAATACGTCCTTCCCGGGCTGAGTGCCGGCCCGGTGTATTCCAGCTCCAGATCGAACGTGGGCTGGTCGGCGTTGTTCCAGAACGACTCGACACCGATGGCGGGATACCGGTCGAAGAGGAAAACGACGAATTCTTCGGCGCCGGAACTGTTCGTCCATCGGAAGGTTGTCGGGTTGTCGAGCACGGAGAGAAGGTCCAGCCGGTTGAGGGTGATAACCGTCACCAGTTCGCTGGGGTCGCTCTCTCCATTCTGCTGATCGTCCGGATAGAGCGTGTTCAGGCTGGTTACCCGGTAGCCGTAGGCTGAGTTTTCACGCAGGTTCGGATCGAGGTCGATATACGCGCCCGCAAGGGGGTCTCGAAGAAATGTCACTTCGGCGAACTGATTGTTTGCTCCCCGATAAATTCCGTAACCTAATAGATCCACAGATAGTATGGGGTCCCAATAGAGGTCGACTTCGACCACAGCAAAGGATCCCCGATCTCGGGTGACGGTGACCGGTCGCTTCTTGTCGAACAGCCGCTTCACCGCTTCGATCGCCTGTGCCTCCTGATCGTTGTCAGAGCGGGAGTCGGCAAAGGGCGAGACCCAGCTGACCGCAGAAAGGTTGCTTGGCGGGGGCAGTAGCGTGGAGAGCGCTTCACCCATCTGGAAATCGATTTGTTTGGACTCACCGCTACGAACGCTGGTGTCAAGGAAGTCGGAGCTGTATCCGAAGGCGGAAGCCGAGACCGTGTAGATCAGTCCGGCTGCCAAACCGTGTATCTCGTACCGTCCACGGCCATCGGTTTTCGTCATCGCCGACGACAAGCCGGCGCCGGAAGCGAAGACACGGGCGTTGGCCACTTCACGGCCCACGCGATCGTAGACCGTTCCAAAGATCGCCCCTTGGCGGTCGATTCGTTCGACGGCGATGTTCACGTTCTGGGCGAGCGTGTCCTTGAACGAGGTCGCGACGTTCTGCCCCGTGTAGTGGACGCCATCCTGGTCGACTTCGGCAAAGATCTCCACAAACTCGTCGTCCCGTACTTGAAGGCTGTACGCGCCGCTCGAACCGGAGAAGGTGACGTTCGGGCCGGAGGAGACGCGAGCGCCGCGCACCGGATTTCCGTCGATATCCGTGATCAGGCCGGTGATTTCTCGGTTGAGAACCTCGCCATCGAGGCTTTTGCCGCCGCAACCTGCAAGGACAAACAAGGAAATCGATATGACCAACCCAATTAGGCGATTCATCTGCAAATAGGGAAGACGACTAATTAGGATGCGAGTTACCGGCTCGTGTCTTTAGTCCCCGAAACGATCGACCGATACCGAAGAGAGAGGTATCATATTGACCCGGTCTGGGGAGTTGCCCGAGTGGCCAATGGGAACAGACTGTAAATCTGTCGGCGAATGCCTTCGCTGGTTCGAATCCAGCACTCCCCACCATATTCCTCTCTCAATCTTCAATCCAGAGCGTCCAGCCGTTTGGCATCGCAACAGGCTCGTATTGGGCGCCCGGGCTCGCTTGATTTCGAGTCAAGCACGCATTGCCGTCATACAGGAAAATGACCGGTTCGCCTCTGTCCAGTCTAACTTCACGGATCGGAACGACTCCCGCAAGCATGAATTGCTTGCTTGTATGCCCCCTTTTCGCGTCGTCCCAAACCTGGCTGAGCTTCCCGTCCGACGCCATCACCACAGCGGCCACTGGCCAATGAGTCAAGAAGCCGGCGAATCCCATTGCGACGCAAAATCCGCTCACCGTACAAGGCCATGCCGGGTCGATGCCGGTTCGTGCCTGGCTCACAATCGCGTAAATGACCACGGCAAGAGCAGCTCCTGCCGATAGGAGGAAGAAGAACCAGAGGCCAAAGAAGCCCGGCCAGAATACGGTTCCGATCGTGTAGATGGCCAATGGACTCCAGCAGATCCAATCGAGCCGTTTCGACCGGGAGCCGGCAGTCGTTTGTGGTTGAGTTGACGCAGGGATTTGCGACACCGGAGTTTAGTCCTCGACCACAAGGCTCCAACCCGCAATGAGATCAGCCCGGTCGGCCCAGTCCCTTTGAGTGGCGTTTGTGCGCATCAAATACGCTGCCCCCGAGGGATCGTCATCCAGCACGATTACGGGCCACACCCCGTAGAGTCTGGTTGTACTGCGAATCGGCGTGAGCCCTGCAAAGCTTGGTTCGCGGACCACGTTTCCGGCCTTGGCGGCGTCGATCAGGCGTTCCAGGTTCGATGAAGAAGCCGCAACGACCAGCTGAAGCGGCCACCGTGTCGCCGCAACCGAAACGATCGCGATGCCCACCAGAAGGCCGTGGATCCAAATTGGCGCGGCCTTTTCACCACGATGGGCCATTGCAAGCGATCCAAACGCTACCACAATCCCGGCAACCCACAGCGCGATAAAGGCGGATGGGATCAGGTGCGTTAACATGGGCCACCGGATGGATGCCAGCACCACGGCCGCCAAAATCAACCAGAGAAGCCGAATCACGTTCACACAGGCAATCTGGCGCATTCGCTTACCTTGGCGGGGAGACCGCTACTTTGTATCGACGTCGACCACCAGGTTGGCGTCTCCGCTAACCAGCAGCTGCCCGCTAGCCTCCCTTTCTGAACGCCGATTTCGTGGGCTGTTTGGAACCGGCTACTTACAAGGGCGCACAGGCTGATGTCCTAAATTTCGCGGACAATTCCAGGTTTCTGAAATTCAACGGCGAGCCCACAAGACAACCCACATCCGTGCAAAGGTAGCATGACGGTTGTCGGGGAGATGACGGATAGATGATCATCGCAGTACCGAAAGAAACTTCGCCAGGAGAACGAAGGGTCGCACTCTCACCAGAAGGAGTGAAATCCCTCGTTTCCGAAAATGTCAAAGTCAATGTTGAAGCAGGCGCCGGAGACGGCGCTTTTTTTGCGGATAAGGATTATGCCGATGTGGGCGCCACCATATGCGGCGGTTATGGAGATACCGTTGGTAACGCCGACCTCGTCCTCAAAGTGACCCCACCGATCGTGGAAAGCGGTGAGGTTGCGGGTCTGAGGAAGGGATCGGCCCTGATCAGTTTCCTGTTCCCCATAAGCAACCCACCGATCGTCCATGCCCTGGCCGAAGCCGGCATCGACGCCTTCGCCATGGACCTCATGCCGAGGATTTCACGCGCCCAGGTCATGGACGCCCTCAGCTCGATGAGCACCATCGGCGGCTATAAGGCGTCCCTCTTGGCAGCCGACCACGTCACCCGGTTCTTTCCGATGCTCATGACCGCCGCCGGCACGATGCCGCCTGCCCGAGTATTCGTTCTCGGCGCCGGGGTAGCTGGCCTCCAGGCGATCGCTACCTGCAAGCGTCTGGGAGCGATCGTGGAGGCATTCGACGTGCGGCCCGCCGTCAAGGAGCAGGTGGAAAGCCTTGGTGGGAAGTTTATCGGGATGTCGCTCCTTAGTGAGGAGGCAGAGGACGTCGGCGGCTACGCCAAAGAAGTGACCGGCGACACCCACGCGAAGGAGCTTGAGCTGATTGCCAGCCGGTTGCCGCAGTCCGACGCCGTCATCACGACGGCCCTGATTCCCGGCAAGCGCGCGCCGATCCTCATCACGAACGACATGCTCGAGAGGATGAAGCCGGGATCGGTGGTGGTGGATTTGGCCGCCCCTGCCGGCGGCAACTGTGAGGCAACCGTTCCCGGCGAAGTCGTTCAGCACAACGGCGTATCGGTCGTTGGACGGGTCGACCTTATCTCGTCGATGGCATCGGATGCCAGCAAGATGTATTCGAAGAACCTCACCGCGTTTCTCGCCCTGCTGATCAAGGAAGGCAAATTGGAATGGGACATGGAAGACGAAATCGTTAAGGGCACCTTGGTGACTCACGAGGGGAAGATCGTTCACGACGTCACGCGCTTGGCGCTGCAATCGGGAGGTGGGGCATGACGCTGATTGCCGTTGTAACCATCTTTATCCTCGCCGTGTTTGTGGGGCTGGAGGTCATCGCCAAAGTGCCTCAAACCCTCCATACGCCCTTGATGTCGGCGACCAACGCCATCCACGGCGTCATCCTGATCGGCGGCGTGATCGTCCTCGGCCAAGCCACTGATACCCTTTCGATCATCATCGGCTTCGCGGCCACTCTGTTCGGCGTCCTCAACGTCGTCGGCGGATTCGTGGTAACCGACCGGATGCTTGAGATGTTCAAGCGAAAGCCCAAGAAGGAGGTGGCTCGTGAGCAGTCATGACCTGATCAATATCGCCTATCTCCTTACCGCCGTCACCTTCATGCTGGCGCTCAAGCTGATGAACGGCCCAAAGACGGCGCGCCAAGGCAACCTGCTGGCCGCCGCCGGCATGGGCATCGCCCTGGTCGCAACCTTCTTCCTCCGCGACCCCCAAGGCAATCCCGCGATTGGGAACCTCGGCTGGATCGCTCTCGCCTTTGTCGTGGGTTCGATACTGGGCGCATGGTCCGCCCGCACCGTCCAGATGACGGCGATGCCGCAAATGGTGGCGCTGTTCAATGGTCTTGGCGGCGGCGCGGTGGCTCTGGTCGCGCTAGCCGAATACCCGCACCTGTTTGGTGAGGCTTCGGCCGATGCCATGCCACTCGCCGTGCGGCTGACGACGACGGTGCTGAGCCTCCTGATTGGCTGTATCAGCTTCTCGGGCAGCCTGATCGCCTTCGCCAAGCTCCAAGAGCTCATGACCGGACGGCCACTAACCTTCCCCGGCCAGAAGGCAGTCAACTTTCTCCTCTTTGTCGCGACCATCGCGCTCATCGTGATGCTGCTCTCGGGTGTCCAACAGAATCCAATCTTCTATGGGCTGCTTGCGGCATCCCTGGTGCTCGGAGTCACGCTCGTGCTGCCGATAGGCGGCGCGGACATGCCGGTCGTGATCTCCCTGCTCAACTCGTTCACGGGCTGTGCGGCCGGCCTTGCCGGCTTCGTACTCGGCAACACCGCCCTCCTTATCGGCGGTGGCCTGGTGGGAGCAAGCGGTCTTATCCTGACACTCGAAATGTGCAAGGCGATGAATCGCCCGCTAAGTAACGTCATCTTCGGCGCCTTCGGCTCCGATGTGTCGGCCATTGGCGGCGCTTCTTCCACCCATACGGGAACGGTCAGAAGCTACTCGGTCGAGGACGCCGCCATCATCTTCTCCAGCGCAAACTCCGTGGTCATCGTCCCCGGTTACGGCATGGCCGTCGCCCAGGCCCAGCACGTGGTGAAGGAACTGGCCACAAAATTGATGGAGAAGGGCATCGACGTCAAGTACGCGATCCACCCCGTCGCCGGACGCATGCCCGGTCATATGAACGTGCTGCTCGCCGAAGCGGATGTGCCGTACGAGCAGCTCCATGACCTCGACGAGATTAACCCCAGCTTCCCGGAGACGGACGTGGCCCTGGTTATTGGCGCGAACGATGTCGTGAACCCGGCCGCGCGCTACGACAAGAGCAGCCCCATCTATGGCATGCCGATCTTGGATGTCGACAAGGCCCGCACCGTCATCGTCTCCAAACGAAGCATGAACCCGGGCTTTGCCGGTATCGACAACGAGCTCTTCCTGCTGCCCAACACGATCATGGTGTTCGGGAACGCGAAGACGACGATGGCCAAGCTGGTCAGCGCGGTCGACGCGATCTAGCGGAACCGCTTCTGAAGATCCTCCAGAGCCCGGCTTCCCGGGCAGAGGTCTTCATAAGGAAGATTGAATAGCGGCGTTTCCACAAGCGCGTTCTGGGCGACCATGTCGTTGTCGTCGTCGGTTACGAAGAGCAGACCCGTGGCAATCTCGCCTCTCGTCTGCAATTCACGGATATACCCGTAGGCGTTGTCACGGTCGGTTGGGTCGTAATCCTCATTGATCTTCCGCAGCCGGATCATGCTGCCGTCAAACATCTCAACCTCAGTGAGCGAACCGGGTTCATAGGCAATATTGATCGGCTGTCGGCTTGGAACGAAGTCCGCCTGGACAACTTCAATCTGGTGCTCCCTAGTGTAGGCGTAGCTCTTCGTGGAACCCTCGTGATCGTTGAAGGTGACGCACGGCGAAATGACGTCGATAAACGCGAAACCCTTATGGGCAAGCCCGGCCTTGATGATCGGCACAAGCTGCTCTTTGTCCCCAGAGAAACTCCGCGCCACGAACGTCGCACCCAACGACAGGGCAAGCAGGACTCCATCGATCGGAGTCATGGAATTGGCCTCGCCCTTCTTGCTCAACGAACCAAAATCCGCGGAGGCCGAAAACTGGCCCTTGGTTAGACCGTAGACCCCGTTGTTTTCCAAAACGTAAAGCAAATCGACGTTACGCCGAATGCAATGGCAAAGCTGGCCAAGTCCGATGGAAAGCGAGTCGCCGTCGCCGGAGACGCCGATCAGAATGAGGTCGCGGTTGGCCGCACTCGCCCCGGCCGCGATCGACGGCATGCGGCCGTGAACACTGTTAAAACCGTGGGCTTCCTTGAGGAAGTAAGCGGGCGTCTTTGAAGAACAGCCGATACCCGACAGCTTGGCAACCTTGTGAGGCGCAATCTCAAGCTCCCAAAACGCCTGGATGATGGCCGCAGTGATCGAGTCGTGGCCACAGCCGGCACAAAGTGTCGATAGCGAGCCTTCGTAATCCCGCCGCGTCAGGCCAAGCCTATTCTTTCGAAGCGAGGGATGATGGACCTTGGGTTTCGTCAGATAACTCAAACCGTGACCTCCTCGCGATCCCGGATGCCAGATACGATGTGGTGGGCGCTCATCGGGAAGCCTTCATAGTAGAGCAAGGAGGCGGTCTTCGTCATCGGCACGCCAGTCTCGGTGGTAAGCATCCGACGGAGCTGTCCCGTTCGGTTCTGCTCGACGATGATGTTGGTGTCGTGC contains:
- the pntAA gene encoding NAD(P) transhydrogenase subunit alpha part 1 codes for the protein MIIAVPKETSPGERRVALSPEGVKSLVSENVKVNVEAGAGDGAFFADKDYADVGATICGGYGDTVGNADLVLKVTPPIVESGEVAGLRKGSALISFLFPISNPPIVHALAEAGIDAFAMDLMPRISRAQVMDALSSMSTIGGYKASLLAADHVTRFFPMLMTAAGTMPPARVFVLGAGVAGLQAIATCKRLGAIVEAFDVRPAVKEQVESLGGKFIGMSLLSEEAEDVGGYAKEVTGDTHAKELELIASRLPQSDAVITTALIPGKRAPILITNDMLERMKPGSVVVDLAAPAGGNCEATVPGEVVQHNGVSVVGRVDLISSMASDASKMYSKNLTAFLALLIKEGKLEWDMEDEIVKGTLVTHEGKIVHDVTRLALQSGGGA
- the pntA gene encoding NAD(P) transhydrogenase subunit alpha, producing MTLIAVVTIFILAVFVGLEVIAKVPQTLHTPLMSATNAIHGVILIGGVIVLGQATDTLSIIIGFAATLFGVLNVVGGFVVTDRMLEMFKRKPKKEVAREQS
- the pntB gene encoding NAD(P) transhydrogenase subunit beta, producing the protein MSSHDLINIAYLLTAVTFMLALKLMNGPKTARQGNLLAAAGMGIALVATFFLRDPQGNPAIGNLGWIALAFVVGSILGAWSARTVQMTAMPQMVALFNGLGGGAVALVALAEYPHLFGEASADAMPLAVRLTTTVLSLLIGCISFSGSLIAFAKLQELMTGRPLTFPGQKAVNFLLFVATIALIVMLLSGVQQNPIFYGLLAASLVLGVTLVLPIGGADMPVVISLLNSFTGCAAGLAGFVLGNTALLIGGGLVGASGLILTLEMCKAMNRPLSNVIFGAFGSDVSAIGGASSTHTGTVRSYSVEDAAIIFSSANSVVIVPGYGMAVAQAQHVVKELATKLMEKGIDVKYAIHPVAGRMPGHMNVLLAEADVPYEQLHDLDEINPSFPETDVALVIGANDVVNPAARYDKSSPIYGMPILDVDKARTVIVSKRSMNPGFAGIDNELFLLPNTIMVFGNAKTTMAKLVSAVDAI